A DNA window from Acidimicrobiia bacterium contains the following coding sequences:
- a CDS encoding amidohydrolase family protein, with protein MSERVGAVDAWMTIVPPGTADRWPEPFWHIFRKYGVEERFRAGFTLDQVLSEMDAAGVELGVASSFKFLDTWVVDNDETAGFVAEAPERLIGSFTVDIRDPMPAMAEFRRCIEELGMRVFRLEPYQYGDGRTTAPPPTDRMYWPFYVACCEYDIPVALQVGHTGPLLPSECGRPIYLDEVALTFPDLRILGTHVGDPWAEEMMILAWKHPNVYLETSARPARRWSEELCAFAGGYGQDKVVWATDYPLLPFDRTVQDVYDRGFSPEATAKVLRGNALRVLGLDT; from the coding sequence ATGAGTGAACGTGTCGGGGCGGTCGACGCCTGGATGACGATCGTGCCGCCGGGCACCGCGGACCGCTGGCCCGAACCGTTCTGGCACATCTTTCGCAAGTACGGCGTCGAGGAGCGGTTCCGGGCCGGTTTCACGCTGGATCAGGTGCTCTCGGAGATGGACGCCGCCGGCGTGGAGCTCGGCGTGGCGTCGTCGTTCAAGTTCCTGGACACCTGGGTGGTCGACAACGACGAGACGGCCGGGTTCGTGGCCGAGGCGCCCGAGCGGCTCATCGGCAGCTTCACGGTCGACATACGCGACCCCATGCCCGCCATGGCGGAGTTCCGCCGCTGTATCGAAGAGCTCGGCATGCGTGTGTTCCGCCTCGAGCCCTACCAGTACGGCGACGGCCGCACGACGGCGCCGCCCCCGACGGATCGCATGTACTGGCCGTTCTACGTGGCGTGCTGCGAGTACGACATCCCCGTGGCGCTTCAGGTCGGCCACACCGGTCCGCTGCTGCCCTCAGAATGCGGCCGGCCGATCTACCTGGACGAGGTCGCGCTCACCTTCCCCGATCTCCGGATCCTGGGCACCCATGTCGGCGACCCGTGGGCGGAGGAGATGATGATCCTGGCCTGGAAGCATCCCAACGTCTACCTCGAAACCTCGGCCCGCCCCGCCCGACGCTGGTCGGAGGAGCTGTGCGCCTTCGCCGGTGGGTACGGACAGGACAAGGTCGTGTGGGCCACCGACTACCCACTGCTGCCCTTCGACCGGACCGTGCAGGACGTCTACGACCGCGGGTTCTCGCCCGAGGCCACGGCCAAGGTGCTGCGGGGCAACGCCCTGCGGGTGCTGGGGCTCGACACGTGA
- a CDS encoding acyl-CoA dehydrogenase family protein — MDIYLTDEQLALRAEVRTYLDEVWPPTRVAAMERNEEYPDDFYRDCARNGWTAIPVPPEFGGRGGSVVDLCVFVEEVGKTSISLATLYITGTIFGSHALEICGSDEQRAHYLPAVVSGDARFALAMSEPGAGSDFAAMTTRATRLEGGRWCLDGLKGPISGAERAEVIICAARTSTDPDSRRRGISLFLLDGDTPGVSFRRCQFPAMRGLMVDDVILDGVEVDGDAMLGAEGDGWINLARLMDPERLANAAQAVGVAQAAVDLAVAHATEREQYGGPIGRFQAVSHPLAESYAEIAAARLLVYAAAAKRDLEGPCPFEVSMAKTFANNVAMRAADRALQTGGAHGYAAESPFMRRFLEARGCELGGGTSQIQRNIIAHHLGLR; from the coding sequence ATGGACATCTACCTGACCGACGAACAGCTGGCTCTGCGCGCCGAGGTGCGGACCTACCTCGACGAGGTCTGGCCACCCACGCGCGTGGCGGCGATGGAGCGCAACGAGGAGTACCCCGACGACTTCTACCGGGACTGCGCCCGGAACGGCTGGACCGCCATCCCGGTTCCACCGGAGTTCGGCGGCCGCGGGGGCAGTGTCGTCGACCTGTGCGTGTTCGTCGAAGAAGTCGGAAAGACCTCCATCTCCCTCGCGACGCTCTACATCACCGGCACCATCTTCGGCTCCCACGCCCTCGAGATCTGCGGCTCCGACGAGCAGCGTGCGCACTACCTGCCGGCCGTGGTGAGCGGCGACGCGCGTTTCGCGCTCGCCATGTCCGAACCCGGCGCCGGCTCGGACTTCGCGGCCATGACCACCCGGGCCACCCGGCTCGAGGGAGGTCGTTGGTGCCTGGACGGCCTCAAGGGACCCATCAGCGGAGCGGAACGGGCCGAGGTCATCATCTGCGCAGCCCGCACCTCCACCGACCCCGACTCACGCCGGCGGGGTATCAGCCTGTTTCTCCTCGACGGCGACACACCGGGCGTGAGCTTCCGGCGCTGCCAGTTCCCCGCCATGCGGGGCCTCATGGTCGACGACGTCATCCTCGACGGCGTCGAAGTCGACGGCGACGCGATGCTGGGCGCCGAGGGCGACGGCTGGATCAACCTCGCCCGGCTCATGGACCCCGAGCGTCTCGCCAACGCCGCCCAGGCCGTCGGGGTCGCCCAGGCCGCGGTCGACCTGGCGGTCGCCCATGCGACCGAGCGCGAGCAGTACGGCGGACCGATAGGCCGGTTCCAGGCGGTGTCACATCCCCTCGCCGAGTCCTACGCCGAGATCGCCGCGGCCCGGTTGCTCGTCTACGCCGCAGCCGCCAAGCGCGACCTCGAGGGCCCCTGTCCCTTCGAGGTGTCGATGGCCAAGACCTTCGCCAACAACGTGGCCATGCGTGCCGCCGACCGGGCGCTACAGACCGGCGGCGCGCACGGATACGCAGCCGAGTCGCCGTTCATGCGCCGATTCCTCGAAGCCCGCGGTTGCGAACTGGGCGGAGGCACCAGCCAGATCCAGCGCAACATCATCGCCCACCACCTCGGACTGCGATGA
- a CDS encoding alcohol dehydrogenase catalytic domain-containing protein, whose amino-acid sequence MRALVFRERGVLELTELPDPAPGPGEVVVEVVAVGVCGTDHHLVAGELGVADGTIPGHETAGRIAAVGAGTTGWAEGDPVVCYGQVVCGACRACESGHENRCVRPQGFGMVRPGGFAEYVAVPASCLVALPDTVDFGIGAIATDAVATPYHALTAVGHLEPGETVGIIGAGGLGLHAVALARLLGVARVVAVDPSAEARNLALAMGADDVVDPAAHDRPGRAVRELVGGIDAAFEFVGRADSVEMGLEALAPGGRLVVVGVGHDRPRLPPIIRFVGMELVTAGSFGSTLDDIATVVGLIGEGRLDTSRSISRRVGLDEVPELFEGPAGPARTVIEPGRAQHNAAGGNHA is encoded by the coding sequence ATGAGAGCCCTGGTCTTTCGCGAACGCGGTGTCCTGGAGCTCACCGAGCTCCCCGACCCGGCGCCCGGCCCGGGTGAGGTGGTCGTCGAGGTGGTCGCCGTCGGCGTGTGCGGCACCGACCACCACCTCGTGGCCGGCGAGCTCGGAGTCGCCGACGGCACCATCCCGGGCCACGAGACCGCCGGACGTATCGCCGCGGTCGGCGCCGGCACCACCGGCTGGGCGGAAGGCGATCCCGTCGTCTGCTACGGCCAGGTGGTCTGCGGCGCCTGTCGCGCCTGCGAATCCGGGCACGAGAACCGCTGCGTTCGGCCCCAGGGTTTCGGCATGGTGCGTCCCGGCGGTTTCGCCGAGTACGTCGCCGTTCCCGCGTCGTGTCTCGTCGCGCTGCCCGACACGGTGGATTTCGGGATCGGTGCGATCGCGACCGACGCCGTCGCCACCCCCTACCACGCCCTCACCGCGGTCGGTCACCTCGAGCCCGGGGAAACCGTCGGCATCATCGGTGCCGGAGGCCTGGGACTCCACGCCGTCGCCCTTGCACGACTGCTGGGGGTTGCCCGTGTCGTCGCTGTCGACCCCTCCGCCGAGGCCCGGAACCTCGCCCTGGCCATGGGCGCCGACGACGTCGTCGACCCGGCGGCCCACGACCGACCCGGGCGCGCCGTACGCGAGCTCGTCGGTGGTATCGACGCCGCGTTCGAGTTCGTCGGTCGAGCCGACTCCGTGGAGATGGGTCTCGAGGCTCTCGCCCCCGGCGGCCGTCTCGTCGTGGTCGGTGTCGGCCACGACCGTCCCCGCCTGCCGCCCATCATCCGTTTCGTCGGTATGGAACTCGTGACGGCCGGATCCTTCGGATCCACCCTCGACGACATCGCCACCGTCGTCGGGCTGATCGGCGAGGGACGACTCGACACGTCCCGGTCGATCTCGCGCCGTGTCGGCCTCGACGAGGTTCCCGAGCTGTTCGAAGGTCCCGCTGGTCCGGCCCGCACCGTCATCGAGCCCGGGCGGGCACAACACAACGCCGCAGGAGGCAACCATGCCTGA
- a CDS encoding enoyl-CoA hydratase-related protein → MPETDVLVEVADQVATVTLNRPDRLNTLAIDTVDRLVDALAEADASPARVVVLAGAGKAFCAGADQAEMVPRDAAEWERIVRHYLDPIRAIVEMDKPVIAALHGATVGGGLGLAMASDIRIAASGIRLGAPFTPIGLAGCDMSAGWFLPRLVGLGTATELMLTGRLVDADEARAIGLVHEVCDPDEFAETVAEWAARFAAGPPGAYRWTRRAIHRSVSTDMDGEFEFEILAQVQCLQTADHAEGVAAFREKRAPEFTGD, encoded by the coding sequence ATGCCTGAAACCGACGTACTCGTCGAGGTCGCCGACCAGGTGGCCACGGTCACCCTCAACCGCCCCGACCGGCTCAACACGCTCGCGATCGACACGGTCGACCGACTCGTCGACGCCCTCGCCGAAGCCGACGCGTCGCCTGCCCGGGTCGTCGTGCTGGCGGGGGCGGGAAAGGCGTTCTGCGCAGGCGCGGACCAGGCCGAGATGGTTCCTCGCGACGCCGCCGAATGGGAACGGATCGTCCGCCACTACCTGGACCCGATCCGGGCCATCGTCGAGATGGACAAACCGGTGATCGCCGCACTCCACGGCGCCACCGTCGGCGGCGGCCTCGGCCTGGCCATGGCCTCCGACATCCGTATCGCCGCGTCCGGCATCCGTCTCGGCGCACCCTTCACCCCCATCGGCCTCGCGGGGTGCGACATGTCCGCGGGCTGGTTCCTGCCCCGCCTCGTCGGGCTCGGCACCGCCACCGAACTGATGCTGACCGGTCGCCTCGTCGACGCAGACGAAGCACGCGCCATCGGACTGGTCCACGAGGTCTGCGACCCCGACGAGTTCGCCGAGACCGTGGCGGAGTGGGCCGCCCGGTTCGCGGCCGGTCCCCCGGGCGCGTACCGGTGGACGAGACGGGCCATCCACCGGTCCGTGAGCACCGACATGGACGGCGAGTTCGAGTTCGAGATCCTCGCCCAGGTCCAGTGCCTCCAGACCGCCGATCACGCCGAGGGTGTCGCCGCGTTCAGGGAGAAGCGGGCGCCGGAGTTCACCGGTGATTGA
- a CDS encoding acyl-CoA dehydrogenase family protein, whose translation MIELTGPQENFRNEVARFATEEIAPHATAWDTDDRYPVELFAHLGELGWLGVGFDETVGGSGGEAVERCLLIEELARASAGVALGIYVHTALAAGALAEIAAQDLRDRFLPDLLAGHLTGAWAYAEPDAGADVTRARLTARRDGDRYTLDGSKMYITNGTFADVILVVVRTGLEPGRLRGLSVLAVDGDTPGLTRTPMAKVGMRPSELAELHFDGVEVPTDRLVGDEETGFRQCLAVLSKGRIFGGALAVGLAGAALDASASHVVGREQFGGPLAELQAVRFTLADMTARLRAARTLVYGSAAAMAADRDFDTDASIAKLTASETATYVCERAMHLHGAQGFMSDSPVQRYYRDCKILEYGEGANEVQREMIAKALVLGYRP comes from the coding sequence GTGATTGAGCTCACCGGGCCCCAGGAGAACTTCCGCAACGAGGTCGCCCGGTTCGCCACCGAGGAGATCGCGCCTCACGCCACCGCGTGGGACACCGACGACCGCTACCCCGTCGAACTGTTCGCCCACCTCGGTGAGTTGGGCTGGCTCGGCGTCGGTTTCGACGAGACGGTGGGAGGCTCGGGCGGTGAAGCGGTCGAGCGGTGCCTGCTGATCGAGGAGCTGGCCCGAGCCTCGGCCGGCGTTGCGCTGGGCATCTACGTACACACCGCACTCGCTGCCGGTGCGCTCGCGGAGATCGCCGCGCAGGACCTGCGCGACCGGTTCCTCCCGGACCTGCTGGCCGGCCACCTCACCGGCGCCTGGGCCTACGCAGAGCCCGACGCCGGCGCCGACGTCACCCGCGCCCGCCTCACGGCCCGTCGCGACGGCGACCGCTACACCCTCGACGGCTCGAAGATGTACATCACCAACGGCACCTTCGCCGATGTGATCCTGGTCGTTGTCCGCACCGGCCTCGAACCCGGCCGGCTCCGGGGCCTCTCGGTGCTCGCCGTGGACGGCGACACACCCGGCCTCACGCGAACGCCGATGGCCAAGGTCGGCATGCGGCCGTCCGAGCTGGCCGAGCTCCACTTCGACGGAGTGGAAGTGCCCACGGACCGGCTCGTCGGCGACGAGGAAACCGGGTTTCGCCAGTGCCTCGCCGTGCTGTCGAAAGGCAGGATCTTCGGTGGCGCCCTCGCCGTCGGTCTCGCCGGCGCCGCTCTCGACGCCTCTGCGAGCCACGTCGTCGGCCGGGAGCAGTTCGGCGGTCCGCTCGCCGAGCTGCAGGCGGTGCGCTTCACCCTCGCCGACATGACCGCCCGTCTGCGCGCCGCCCGCACGCTCGTCTACGGCAGTGCGGCTGCGATGGCCGCCGACCGGGACTTCGACACCGACGCCTCGATCGCCAAGCTCACGGCCTCGGAAACAGCAACGTACGTCTGCGAGCGGGCCATGCATCTCCACGGTGCGCAGGGGTTCATGTCCGACAGCCCCGTGCAGCGCTACTACCGCGACTGCAAGATCCTCGAGTACGGGGAAGGCGCCAACGAGGTGCAACGCGAGATGATCGCCAAGGCCCTCGTGCTCGGGTACCGCCCGTGA
- a CDS encoding DUF6777 domain-containing protein, whose amino-acid sequence MAATTKQAMAGFIVGAVGIVAAAGMGVALAADSGDNGGGAYQATDAGFIEEPSGEIGPDAFTPPVDTDDDRICDKDKFVEELQNRPEAMHAWAAVLDIPEESVPAYVETLEPTVLENDTMVTNHGLHDGVAYARPSMLEKGTAVLMSGPPPQELDGEPNAPSTEVTEPPTEETAPSTTAAEPQTPVTRCKCGNPLLPAYYPSTPQEPTTTTTTTTTEPTGPGSQVTTPTQPGTPTEPSEPVTPSEPSEPVTPSEPVTPGEPSGPPPDSSNGTDPNDGNIL is encoded by the coding sequence ATGGCCGCTACCACGAAACAGGCAATGGCAGGGTTCATCGTCGGTGCGGTCGGAATCGTGGCCGCCGCCGGGATGGGTGTCGCCCTGGCGGCCGACAGTGGCGACAACGGTGGGGGTGCGTACCAGGCGACGGACGCCGGCTTCATCGAGGAGCCTTCCGGTGAGATCGGGCCCGACGCCTTCACTCCTCCCGTCGACACCGACGACGACAGGATCTGCGACAAGGACAAGTTCGTCGAAGAGCTCCAGAACCGACCCGAGGCAATGCACGCGTGGGCAGCGGTCCTCGACATCCCCGAGGAATCGGTTCCCGCCTACGTCGAGACTCTCGAGCCCACGGTGCTCGAGAACGACACGATGGTCACGAACCACGGCCTCCACGACGGCGTCGCCTACGCCCGTCCGTCGATGCTCGAGAAGGGAACCGCCGTCCTCATGTCCGGTCCGCCACCCCAGGAACTGGACGGCGAGCCGAACGCGCCGTCCACCGAGGTCACCGAACCGCCGACCGAGGAGACCGCCCCGTCGACGACCGCAGCCGAACCGCAGACACCGGTGACGCGCTGCAAGTGCGGCAATCCACTTCTGCCGGCCTACTACCCCAGCACGCCGCAGGAGCCGACCACGACGACGACCACGACAACGACAGAACCGACCGGGCCCGGGAGTCAGGTCACGACCCCGACGCAGCCGGGCACGCCGACAGAACCGAGCGAACCCGTCACACCGAGCGAGCCGAGCGAACCCGTCACACCGAGCGAACCCGTCACACCGGGCGAGCCGAGCGGCCCGCCGCCCGACAGCTCGAACGGCACCGATCCGAACGACGGCAACATCCTCTGA
- a CDS encoding GMC family oxidoreductase, with the protein MVTRPARRSTEAVCSALLPPEAGGPVPFEVADDLDRYLAQLPLGIATGIRAGFVGIAGAARALTRRSLVDLDVDARTRVLERIAGVRPELAMALDSLKAVVLLSHGAGANADEMHRRAVRLPVARPDAEMTITSSLDEMSVVRCDAVVVGSGAGGAFAARSLARAGLEVVILEEGRRFRVAEFRDGHPVDRFAGLYRDGGTTVALGRPPVVLPIGRAVGGTTVVNSGTCYRPPVRVQQRWRDDFGLAMADPDAFAPYLDDVEETLRVGPVPPPVMGRNGELLLTGAAGKGWSSHPITRNAPDCVGSCQCSIGCPRNAKFGVHLNALPQACDAGARIISHARVARVLHGDGRATGVAVRRPDGSALEVHADTVVVAAGAAETPALLWRSSLGNHPRIGRNLSLHPALGLAGRFPEPVVAWEGVLQSAAVDELQREHGILIEATATPPGMGSMVLPGYGPELVRRLADADHVGVFGAMIADEPSGRVLGRRLGRRLRRPVLRYDLSRRDADRLVQAMGAMGRLMFAAGAESVFTALPNAASVRTIAELDDALASVDPLHLHVAAFHPTGTAGAGSDDQRSPVDETGRLRGTDGVWVADATVLPSCPEVNPQVSIMALALAIADEIVTEG; encoded by the coding sequence ATGGTCACCCGCCCGGCGCGACGCAGCACCGAGGCGGTCTGCTCCGCGCTGTTGCCGCCCGAGGCCGGCGGACCGGTGCCCTTCGAGGTCGCCGACGATCTCGACCGCTACCTCGCGCAACTGCCACTGGGCATCGCCACGGGTATCCGTGCCGGCTTCGTCGGAATCGCCGGTGCAGCACGCGCCCTGACCCGTCGATCGCTTGTCGACCTCGATGTCGACGCTCGGACGCGCGTCCTCGAGCGCATCGCCGGGGTACGGCCCGAGCTCGCCATGGCCCTCGACAGCCTGAAGGCCGTCGTTCTCCTCTCCCACGGCGCCGGCGCCAACGCCGATGAGATGCACCGACGTGCCGTGCGGCTCCCCGTGGCCCGACCCGACGCGGAGATGACCATCACGTCCTCACTCGACGAGATGAGCGTGGTGCGCTGCGACGCGGTCGTTGTCGGATCCGGAGCAGGCGGCGCGTTCGCGGCCCGTAGCCTGGCGCGCGCCGGGCTCGAGGTGGTGATCCTCGAAGAAGGCCGCCGCTTCAGGGTTGCCGAGTTCCGTGACGGCCACCCCGTCGACCGCTTCGCCGGTCTGTACCGTGACGGCGGCACAACCGTCGCTCTCGGACGACCGCCGGTCGTACTCCCGATCGGCCGGGCAGTCGGCGGCACGACCGTGGTCAACTCGGGCACCTGCTATCGACCACCCGTCCGTGTCCAGCAGCGGTGGCGGGACGACTTCGGGCTCGCGATGGCCGACCCCGACGCGTTCGCCCCGTATCTCGACGACGTGGAGGAGACACTGCGCGTGGGTCCGGTCCCGCCACCGGTCATGGGAAGAAACGGCGAGCTTCTGCTCACCGGCGCGGCCGGGAAGGGCTGGAGCTCACACCCGATCACACGCAATGCCCCCGACTGCGTCGGCTCGTGCCAGTGCAGCATCGGCTGTCCGCGCAATGCCAAGTTCGGCGTACACCTCAACGCTCTTCCACAGGCCTGCGACGCCGGAGCGAGAATCATCTCCCATGCCCGCGTCGCCAGGGTGCTGCACGGTGACGGGCGGGCCACCGGCGTGGCAGTCAGGCGTCCCGACGGCTCGGCGCTCGAGGTGCACGCCGACACCGTCGTGGTCGCGGCGGGTGCTGCGGAGACCCCGGCGCTGCTGTGGCGCAGCTCACTGGGCAACCATCCCCGCATCGGGAGGAACCTGAGCCTGCATCCCGCGCTCGGCCTGGCCGGACGTTTCCCCGAGCCGGTGGTGGCCTGGGAGGGCGTGCTCCAGAGCGCGGCGGTCGACGAGCTGCAGCGCGAGCACGGCATCCTCATCGAGGCGACGGCCACACCGCCGGGCATGGGGTCGATGGTGCTCCCGGGCTACGGGCCCGAGCTCGTTCGCCGACTGGCCGACGCCGACCACGTCGGGGTGTTCGGGGCCATGATCGCCGACGAGCCGTCGGGTCGGGTCCTGGGTCGACGGCTCGGTCGGCGGCTGCGTAGACCCGTGCTGCGCTACGACCTCAGCCGGCGTGACGCCGACCGGCTCGTGCAGGCGATGGGGGCCATGGGCCGTCTCATGTTCGCTGCGGGCGCCGAGAGCGTGTTCACGGCTCTTCCGAACGCAGCGTCGGTGCGCACCATCGCCGAACTCGACGACGCACTCGCGTCGGTCGACCCGCTGCACCTGCATGTGGCCGCGTTCCACCCGACCGGCACCGCAGGCGCCGGCTCCGACGACCAACGGTCGCCGGTCGACGAGACCGGTCGGCTCCGCGGTACCGACGGTGTGTGGGTGGCCGACGCCACGGTCCTGCCGAGCTGTCCCGAGGTGAACCCGCAGGTGTCGATCATGGCCCTCGCGCTGGCCATCGCCGATGAGATCGTGACCGAGGGATAA
- a CDS encoding GMC family oxidoreductase N-terminal domain-containing protein, protein MSDTTGSTGGGRGLTGFERRVLRAVCDAMVPPGGAIAEGAAELGVPEQIERWIASFSPSSRRMIRAMLVGYDLTPLLSRRPRPFTRLTPAEQGRWVDASAHCANRARRETFTALQTIVQIAYASHPEVVEVIGYDGSPLVPMEEPAEPVELPMSTWPDVPASLDVDVVIVGSGAGGAVAADTLARAGFRVAVIEEGGAYRAVEEAPDRPVERMLRHYRDNGLTFAMGSPMISLPMGRAVGGTTTVNSGTCFRTPEDVLHRWERSGVTGVSPEAMAPVFDEVEEVLGVTPVPEEVLGANGSVARRGAEALGWSGGPIRRNIRGCHGHGACGFGCPIDAKQGMHVTYLPRAVASGATIVAHARVREITVEEGRAVGVTAEVRDPATGDRRGELRVRARTTVLAAGAVHTAALLMRQKLAGSSGQLGRNLVIHPGAGTSARFDEDLSAWRGTMQSWYVDEHLNDGVLLEATFPPPGLGYSAGSLPGWGRHKDLFRLYPQVASMGSICSDEGNGRVHSVGGNALVRYGLSTRDALRVLEGIARSAELFFAAGAREVFPMLPGLESISSPREVEHIRRGRWKRSEMHVSAYHPMGTARMGGDPSSSVVDPWGRTWDVPGLWVLDGSLLPSSTHVNPQITIMAMAARGAARLADTMS, encoded by the coding sequence GTGAGCGACACGACGGGATCGACCGGGGGTGGCCGTGGGCTGACGGGCTTCGAGCGGCGGGTGCTGCGTGCCGTCTGCGACGCGATGGTGCCGCCCGGAGGGGCCATTGCCGAGGGGGCCGCGGAGCTGGGCGTACCCGAGCAGATCGAGCGTTGGATCGCCTCGTTCTCACCGTCCTCGCGCCGAATGATCCGGGCGATGCTGGTGGGCTACGACCTCACGCCGCTGCTGTCACGCCGCCCTCGGCCCTTCACCCGTCTCACACCGGCCGAACAGGGCCGGTGGGTCGACGCCAGCGCGCACTGTGCGAACCGCGCGCGGCGGGAGACGTTCACCGCGTTGCAGACGATCGTGCAGATCGCCTACGCCTCCCACCCCGAGGTCGTCGAGGTGATCGGGTACGACGGCTCCCCCCTCGTTCCGATGGAGGAGCCTGCCGAACCCGTCGAGCTCCCGATGAGCACCTGGCCCGATGTTCCGGCGTCCCTGGACGTCGACGTGGTGATCGTGGGTAGCGGCGCCGGCGGGGCGGTCGCCGCCGACACACTGGCCCGCGCCGGGTTCCGTGTCGCGGTGATCGAGGAAGGTGGCGCGTACCGGGCCGTCGAGGAGGCGCCCGACCGCCCGGTGGAGCGAATGCTGCGCCACTACCGCGACAACGGCCTCACCTTCGCCATGGGATCGCCGATGATCTCGCTGCCGATGGGCCGCGCCGTCGGTGGCACCACCACCGTGAACTCGGGGACGTGCTTCCGAACACCCGAAGACGTGCTGCACCGCTGGGAGCGCAGCGGGGTCACCGGTGTCTCACCGGAGGCCATGGCGCCGGTCTTCGACGAGGTGGAGGAGGTGCTCGGGGTCACCCCCGTGCCCGAGGAGGTGCTCGGCGCCAACGGATCCGTCGCCCGCCGTGGGGCCGAGGCTCTCGGCTGGTCCGGTGGACCCATCCGGCGCAACATCCGGGGTTGTCACGGCCATGGCGCCTGCGGGTTCGGCTGCCCGATCGACGCCAAGCAGGGCATGCACGTGACGTACCTTCCCCGCGCCGTCGCGTCGGGTGCGACGATCGTCGCCCACGCCCGCGTGCGCGAGATCACGGTCGAGGAGGGTCGGGCCGTCGGCGTGACGGCGGAGGTCCGCGATCCCGCGACCGGTGATCGACGGGGCGAGCTCCGCGTAAGGGCCCGCACCACCGTGCTCGCGGCCGGCGCGGTCCACACGGCGGCTCTGCTGATGCGCCAGAAGCTGGCCGGCTCCTCGGGTCAGCTGGGGCGGAACCTGGTCATCCATCCCGGCGCGGGTACCAGCGCCCGCTTCGACGAGGACCTCTCCGCATGGCGCGGCACGATGCAGAGTTGGTACGTCGACGAGCATCTGAACGACGGCGTGCTGCTGGAGGCCACGTTCCCCCCACCCGGCCTCGGCTATTCGGCCGGCTCGCTTCCCGGTTGGGGACGCCACAAGGATCTGTTCCGGCTGTACCCGCAGGTGGCGTCGATGGGTTCGATCTGCAGCGACGAGGGCAACGGCCGCGTGCACTCTGTGGGTGGCAACGCTCTCGTGCGATACGGGCTGTCGACGCGCGACGCCCTCCGTGTGCTGGAGGGCATCGCCCGGTCCGCCGAGCTGTTCTTCGCCGCCGGAGCGAGGGAGGTGTTCCCGATGCTGCCGGGGTTGGAGTCCATCTCGTCGCCACGGGAGGTCGAACACATCCGTCGTGGTCGTTGGAAGCGCTCGGAGATGCACGTCTCCGCCTATCACCCGATGGGCACGGCCCGGATGGGCGGTGACCCGTCGAGCTCGGTGGTCGACCCGTGGGGTCGAACATGGGACGTGCCCGGGCTGTGGGTACTCGACGGTTCCCTGCTGCCGTCGTCCACCCACGTGAACCCCCAGATCACCATCATGGCGATGGCCGCGCGCGGTGCGGCGCGTCTGGCCGACACCATGAGCTGA
- a CDS encoding diacylglycerol kinase family protein codes for MTSSAAQRRVLVVVNTTARGGAAEIVDDVQRRCQESGCTPVTLAPPERRRAVKEIRDALADGGPWYAVIAVGGDGTVRTCAEAAAGRDVPVAIVPAGTGNSLYRALWEDRPWPDVLGDALGDSVPGAAVRVRAVDLLRVTGRTSGTVATAMLGATAGLVAEIVRVSEDLTDVSGRERYSAAIGPALEAHTPFGARVTLDGNVLTEGSVSLVAVGGSRHRSGTLPLLPRSVLDDGLLDVCVIGGVDPDAFIDLAGAVAAGEHIGRPGVDYAQGRAVVVERTDGGRLPFESDGDLWPAAEHSVTIEVAAPAVSMLAPLQPVAG; via the coding sequence ATGACGAGCAGCGCTGCGCAGCGACGGGTGCTGGTCGTGGTGAACACGACAGCGCGCGGCGGAGCCGCCGAGATCGTCGACGACGTGCAGCGTCGCTGCCAGGAGTCGGGCTGCACGCCCGTGACCCTCGCTCCGCCCGAACGCCGACGAGCCGTGAAGGAGATCCGCGACGCGCTGGCCGACGGTGGGCCGTGGTACGCCGTGATCGCCGTCGGTGGTGACGGCACTGTCCGCACCTGTGCCGAGGCTGCGGCGGGGCGAGACGTACCGGTGGCCATCGTGCCGGCCGGTACGGGCAACTCGCTGTACAGGGCCCTCTGGGAGGACCGTCCGTGGCCCGACGTGCTGGGCGACGCGCTCGGCGACTCGGTCCCCGGTGCTGCGGTCCGGGTCCGGGCGGTCGACCTGCTCAGGGTCACGGGCCGCACCTCGGGGACCGTGGCCACGGCGATGCTCGGAGCGACCGCCGGACTCGTCGCCGAGATCGTGCGCGTCAGCGAGGACCTGACCGACGTGTCGGGCAGGGAGCGGTACTCGGCTGCGATCGGACCCGCACTCGAGGCCCACACACCCTTCGGCGCCCGGGTCACTCTCGACGGGAACGTTCTCACCGAGGGCTCCGTGTCCCTGGTCGCGGTGGGTGGGTCCCGACACCGCTCGGGGACCCTCCCGTTGCTGCCCCGTTCCGTGCTCGACGACGGTCTGCTGGACGTGTGCGTGATCGGCGGCGTCGACCCGGACGCATTCATCGATCTGGCCGGAGCGGTGGCGGCGGGTGAGCACATCGGACGACCGGGAGTCGACTACGCGCAGGGGCGCGCCGTCGTCGTCGAGCGCACCGACGGCGGCCGGCTGCCCTTCGAGTCCGACGGCGATCTGTGGCCCGCAGCCGAGCACTCCGTCACGATCGAGGTGGCGGCCCCGGCGGTGTCGATGCTGGCGCCGCTGCAACCCGTCGCCGGCTGA